A region of the Deltaproteobacteria bacterium genome:
CGACCGATCGTGCCCGAGAAGAAGGCGAAATCGCCGGACTGCGACCGGCGGAGGGAGAGGGAGCGCAGGAGAGGGCGTAGCTCGGGCCGCATCGGAGCGAGAATCGCGACGCGCTGAACTGCGGGAGGGGTGATCACCGGTCCCATTGTGCCCGATCAGCGCGAGCGGGCGGGGCGCCGACTGTACTTCGTGTTGCTCGACACATCAGGCGCTCAAGGCGCGGCTTGTCCGTGGACCGCCGCCTGGAGCGGCGGGGTTCGGCCAGTCAGGCCACGATTCTCAACGCCTCTCCTCGATTGTGCAGCAGAACCACCTGATCACTCCGCAGTGCGAGTTCAGCATACGTCTGCCCGTCATCATCACTGAACTCCACTTCGTAGACATTCGGAGCGAGGAGTTCCACAACCGTGCCGACCTCGCCCCGCTTGAGCTTGCGGCTCGGGAGGTCTTCAAGCAATGCCACGGTGTCGAGTACTTTGAGGCTTCTCTTTCGTTGGGCCATCACCGTTTCCTCTGCTGGACATAGCACGTGGTCAGCCGTGGTTCTCTCCTACCACGGATGACGATCCAGCCGCTACGGACCGTCGCCTTTCCGACTGCTGTCACCATCGTGAAGTCCATCG
Encoded here:
- a CDS encoding DUF4926 domain-containing protein, producing MAQRKRSLKVLDTVALLEDLPSRKLKRGEVGTVVELLAPNVYEVEFSDDDGQTYAELALRSDQVVLLHNRGEALRIVA